In the Commensalibacter nepenthis genome, CAACAAAAGGTGCCGTTGAACCCACTGTTCCAAGGAAAGCCAATCCGCTTTGTAAACGCCCTTGAACATGATCCAATGCACGATGCAAGCTCATTGATACCCAGCTATATAAATCGATAGAATCTTGCAAGGCACCTTTGTGATGTTGCGCAGCTTCAATCCCATTTTCTGTAATATAACGATATGCAGATTGAGAACCTAAAACTTCAGCACTTTGTTGTAAATTCTTTTGTTGCCAGAATTTTTTGCGGCTGACTTCTTTATACGCACCTGCAACGCGATTTTGTGCAATCACTTTAATCACAATCACATACCAGCTACCAATCGACATAATCGCCAAAATTAACAACGTAATACGAGAAACAATATCTCCACCTGACCATAATGCTTTTAATCCATAAGGATTTTCAGCAGGTTTTACCTGATCCGCAGCGGCAGGCATCGCAGAAACAGGCTGTTCTTGTGCAGGTACACGCGCAGCTGCTGGTTGTGCTGTTGCTGGGGCTGCTGGTGCAGCAGCAGGCTGAGAAGGTGCTGCTTGATTAGGTTGTTGTGCCATAGTTGTTTGATTAGCAGCCACCGCCATTGCTAATGTAAAAGCAACAGGAGCAACATAACGAACAAAGTGATAACGCTTACTCATAATTTAAAAATATTCCTCAACAAAACAAAAAAGCAAAATGGTTCAAAGATAATCTAGTCTTTATATTCAATGGACTAACAAACACGAAAACGCATCTCAGAAATGGACTTACAAACAAGCCCTCTCGGGATAAACAGTAACAAAATCAAAACGAATCTTAAGTAAATCAACCTCGGAATACTCGATTGAAATTGACTTAGAAAAAAACCATCATCTCTTTTGACAGTCTTTCTGAGTAATTTTGCACTACAAAGCAAACGGGTTCTCCTCAATGCCTTCGTTTTTTATTGCGTCAGAAGAAACGGTCAACTTACGCTGATTTGCCGAGTTTTCTTTTGACAATTTACGACCAAAAAAGACATATTTTTTTGTGTTGGTTGATTTAGAGGACATGCTCCGCAATTTTTGTATGTTCTCGTATAACACAATTAAATTATTCATTCTTTGTAACATAGTACTTATTGACCTAATCTAAAATCAACAACATAGCGATGCTTATATTCTCTGACAGGAACACCTTCTTCCATCGCTGGATCGAACAGAGCTTGCATCATATAACGTAAAGCAGCAACATCAAACGCTTTATGTCCACTAGTTTGCGTTATCTCACAATCGACGGGCTTTCCTGTGACTTCTACATCACAAAATAATATAACCCTTCCCTGCTTTCGAGCGTCCAACATATCCTTTGGATATTCCAGCTGGACACCGTTAACAGGACGATTTCCAGCTGCACGCGTGATTGCCTCTATATTCGCTTTTGGCAATTTTTGTTCCGTTTTATTTGCCCAAGGATATAAGAATTGACCCAACGACCCTAGACAACTTAACAAAAATAATAATGCTGAAAAAAACATTTGTAGAAGATGATATAACTCTGACAATAAAAATTATTACCTTATAATCTAAAGTTAATCGTATAACGGTGTCCTAATTCTTTGACAGGCACACCATTTTTAGTCGCAGGGCGATATCGCGCACTATTGACATATTTCAATGCAGCCTTGGTAAATGACATGCCCCCAGAGGAACTGATTACATGACAATTACTGGTTGAACCATCTGTCTCTACGTCACAAGATAAAATTACACGCCCTTCCTTTTGAGCAGCTTCCATATCAGGGGGGTACTCAATCTGCGCCCCGTTCAAAGGGCGACTGCCTGCACTGCGATCGGGCTTACCAACACCCGCATTTGACTGACCTTGACCTTGCGTGCCTGCCACCGTACCAGAGGTCGCATCAGGTTGTGTGGCTGGCTGACTATGTAAAGGTGGTGACACAGGAGGACGTTTTTTAACCTGCTTTTTCTTGACTATTGGAGGAGGCTTTGGTTGCGGTGGTGCCTCGGTATTAATTGGTGGTGGCTCTATTTCAGGAGGCGGTGGCACAATCATTTCAGGGGCTGGCGGTTGCGCCGTTGCCGATGATGAAGCCGAAGAAGCAACATCAATAACTTGAACCTGTACAGGAAGCGTTTCCGCTTGTTCCTTTTTAGGGGTTGATAAAAACACCACCAAAAGCCAAATTACCAAGAGGTGAAAGATAACAACTCCGATGAACCCAGCAATATGCTCAACAGGATGACGCTCATTCAAATTGACCATTAATCAATTCTTCCTATACTTTGTAAAACCATAACCACCCAACCCCTATAACATTTTATGATGCCTGAGCACTAGCTTCCGAACGTGTTGCCCCAACCCGTAATGCCAAAGCCGCCGCCATAAATTCATCCAGATCCCCATCTAATACAGCTTGAGGATTTGTTTTTTCAACCTCTGTACGCAAATCTTTAACCAATTGATACGGCGCCAATACATAAGAACGAATTTGATGTCCCCATCCAATATCTGTTTTCCCAGCTTCTGTTTGAGCAGCAGCCTCTTCTCTCTTTTTCAATTCAGCTTCGTACAGACGTGCTTTCAACATCTCCATCGCCGTCGCACGATTACGATGTTGTGAGCGATCCGTTTGACAAGCCACAACAATCCCTGTTGGCATATGGGTAATTCGAATAGCGGACTCTGTTTTGTTAATATGTTGCCCACCTGCACCAGAAGCACGATAGGTATCCACTTTCAAATCCGATTCATTCACATCAATTTGTATCGAATCATCAATCACAGGATACACCCATACAGACGCAAAAGATGTATGACGACGTTTCGCAGAATCAAAAGGCGAAATACGAACCAAACGATGCACCCCAGCTTCTGATTTTAACCAACCATAAGCATTAATCCCACTGATTTGCAATGTGGCGGATTTAATCCCAGCCGTTTCCCCCTGCGTGCTTTCCATAAATGTTACCTTATATCCACGCTGTTCAGCCCAACGCGTGTACATACGCAACAACATTTCCGCCCAATCTTGAGCCTCGGTTCCACCGGCACCGGAATTTACCTCTATATAACAATCATTACGATCTGCTTCACCAGACAACAGACTTTCGATCTCAAGGCGTTTCACCTCTTTTTCTAATGCTTTTAAATTATTCAAAGCATCATCAATAATGGCTTGATCCTCTTCAACCTCAGCCAACTCAATCATCTCAAGATTATCTTGGCAATCACGCTCTAACTTGCGTACTAATTCAACTTGATTAGCAAGATAGGTTCTTTCTTGCATAATCTTTTGCGCATTATCCGCATCGTCCCATAGATTAGGGTCTTCGATCTGATGGTTCAGCTCCGCAAGTCGATCTAACGCAACATCCCAGTCAAAGATGCCTCCTCAGCAGCTCTAACGACTGCTCAATCACTTGATGAATGGCTTCACTCTCTGTAGACATATCCTCTTAACTTCCAATTGCAAATGGTTCTCAATATTAATATCAACTTTTTGAAACGAATACAAGTCTGTCTAATACAAACCACCCATTCCAATATCCTCCCCACCCCCAGATGGTGATGGGGCTATTTTTGGCTTGATCTTACCATTATCGTTTACGTAATCGCCTGAATATCCAACCCCCATATTATCTTCGGAATCTGGAACATTCTCAGCCCCCGTATCTGCAGCACTTAATGTACCTGTCGCAGCTCCTGGACTTAAATTAATGCTATCCCCTGGTTTTTGATCTGTTTTAAACGCATCGGTAACCATCCCCTTACTGGTGCTATAACTTGCCATAACAATGCCAGAAGGTCTGATAAAATCTCTCTTTGGATAGGTAGGCAAGACATCTTTCATATAAGCATTCCAGACTGGACCTGCCAACACGCCACCCGCCATTCCTTTTCCAAGCGTTTTAGGCGTATCAAATCCAAACCACACAATGGTCACCACATCAGGCGAAAATCCTGCAAACCAAGCATCGTTAAAATTCTGAGATGTTCCTGTTTTCCCAGCAATTGGTGTATCGATCCCTTTGCTTGCAGAAAAACCCGTTCCACGACGCATAACATCTTCCATCATCGTGATAATTTGGTAAGAGCTTTGCGCTGATACAACGCGTTTACGATTATCAATAAGCGTAGGTAAATGATTAGGATCATTCACGTCATTAGCTGAGAACTCACCTGAACGCCAAATCACTTTACCATTGCGATCTTGAATATAATCAACAGTTGTCGGATGAACGACCACCCCACCCGCAGCAATACTGGCATAAACCCCCGCATGACGCAAAACAGTCGTTTCCACAGCGCCCAAAACTGCTGGTAATACTTTTGGCATTGAATCCACTTCACCCAATGCAATAGACAGATTCGCAACAGCATCCATACCAATTTGTGCCGCCAAACGAATAGTAACCAAGTTCCGTGAATATCTTAACCCGTTATGTAGCGCCGTTGGTCCCCAAAAATTCTTTTCATAATTGTTTGGATGCCAATCCCCCACTGAGAATGGAGAATCCATAAAAATCTGTGAAGGTAAAATCCCTTTTTCCATCCCCGCTAAATAAACAATCGGTTTAAAAGATGATCCGGGTTGACGCATAGCCTGTGTTGCTCTGTTAAATTGAGATTCAGCAAAAGACCATCCACCAAACATTGCCAAAACACGCCCAGTCCGAACATCCATCGAGACCAATGCCCCTTCGATCAAAGGAATCTGACACAGCTCCACTTGATTACCCTCTGACTGAGGTTCAACCATGACAATATCACCATCTTTCAATGGTTTCCGTTTTGACCAAGATAAGCTTTTGGATAAGATCGTTCCTTGATGAGTTTTTCCTGCGCCAGACAACCAGCCCACTTCGCCAGTTTTTGCATTTAATACCATTGCCAAACGCCAATTTGGCAACATACCCGCGGGGGCTTTTTGTTTCTTTAAATTCTCTGTCCAATCAGCAACAGTATCCTCGCCAAGATGTGTCACCGCACCACGCCAACCATGATTACGATCATATTTTATCAAGGCTTGACGCATTAACTTTGTTGCCAAAGTCTGATCTTGTAAATTAAGGCTGGTATGAACTTCCAATCCACCTTGCATGGTTTTCTCAAGACCATACCGATCAATCAAATCACGACGTACAGCCTCGGCATACCATTCTGTTCCAGGTAATGGACCACGTCGACCACTGATATTTTTGGAAGATATCGGTTCATTTTGAGCCTGAATTTTTTCTTCTTGAGTAATCGCCCCTGTTTCCGCCATCCGACTAAGTACAAAATTACGGCGTTGCTTGGCAGCTTCTGGCTTGCGAAACAAATCATAATTATAAGGCGATTTTGGAAGCCCGCCCAAATAAGCAGCCTCAGCAGTGGTTAATTGGTCTAAATTTTTATGAAAATAGATTTGTGCCGCTGCTGCCACCCCATAAGCCCCAGCACCAAGATAAATTTCATTCAAATAGATTTCTAGAATCTGATCCTTGGTCAAAGATTGTTCAATACGCATCGCCAAAATGGCTTCTTTGATCTTGCGTTCCAACTTGCGGTCGTTATTTAACAACATATTCCGCGCCACTTGTTGCGTAATGGTCGATGCGCCTACCAAACGTTTACCATGAACTCGAAAGATATCTTGCAACACAGCGCGTCCAATAGCCATTGGATCGACACCACCATGGGTATAGAAATTTTTATCTTCAGTTGAAATAAAGGCATCTTTGACTTTTTGGGGAATAGCCGCTATTGGCACGAACAACCGACGTTCAGAAGCCAATTCAGCCACGACCTGATCGTCACCAGAATAAATCCTGCTCATCACAGGGGGGGAATAATCGCGCAACCCCACAATGGTTGGCAATCCTTTGACTGCACTTTGATATTTTATCCAAACGGCAAGCCCCCCACCAACAAATACAAATAAAATCAATCCAGTCAGTGACCCAATTAATATTCGCCAGAACCGGTATCGACGGCGAGGCGAAATAGCAGTAGAATTTTTACGTTCAGAGTCACGCGTATCAGGGGTTTTAGGAGACATATGAATCAGGCTCTATTCTCAAAAATAATATAAATAATTCAATTTAACTGTCATATATACAGATTTTCAACAAAAATTGAAATAAGCCAAATCAGTTAAGGATTAAAAACTTACTCTTCTCTCAAATATAATTTAACAGAATCTTTACGTTTTTCCCACATTTCTGCACCTTCTTGATCTAGGCGTGCAAATTCGACATCTGACAGATGAATATTCACCGCCGCCACATTTTCTTCTAAATGATTGACTTTACCCGTTCCAGGAATAGGAATAATCTGCTCGGCACGTCTTAACAACCATGCCAACGCAATTTGACGAGCAGTCGCTTGCTTATTCATCATGATTTCTTTTAAGACAATCCCCTCTTCAAATTCTTTTTGATCCAAAGGGGCATAAGGGATAAAAGCAATATCATGTGCCGCGCAATATTGTAAAACATGCTCTGATTCACGATTAATCAGATTATATTTATTTTGAACCGAAACAACATTGAAAAATTCTTGCGCTTTTTTAATCATGCTGACCCCCACCGCAGACAACCCAACATGACCAATCAATCCTTCTTGCTGCATTTTGGCAATCACTTCAAATTGCACTTCTGGTGATGTATCTTCTGCCACGCGATGTAATTGCCAAAAACGAATCTGATCCAGCTTTAGGCGACGTAAACTCATCAATACACATTGACGCAAATACTCAGGATTACCAATCGGACGCCAAATATCAGGACCATGACGCGTATGTCCGCCTTTGGTTCCGATTAATAATTCTGGTGGATAAGGATACAAAGCTTCACGAATTAAATCTTCGCTGATAAATGGACCATAACTGTCCGCTGTATCAATAAAATTGACCCCCAATTCCACCGCACGTTGTAACGTTGCAATGGCTTGGTTGCGGTCTTCAGGTTCCCCCCACACGCCCTGCCCAACAATACGCATTGCACCAAAGCCCATACGATTAACGGCGATATCCCCACCAATTTTATATGTGCCCGCATTGGCTGCATTTACATCTAAGCCCATTTTTCGGTTCCTTTTCTACAAAATACCATTTTATCAAAACCGCCTATTGTTCGTTTACGTCTGTTATTTTTGTAATTCTGACTAATTCAATACGATAATCTTTGACCTCTAAAACTTTAAATCGTAATTGTTGAATTTCAATAACTTCACCAACATTTAATATTCGTTTGTGATGCGCAAACAAAAATCCTGCCAAAGAAACATATTCTTCATCATGATCAAAAAAAGCACCACAATTCAAAGTCATCATTACAGAATGGATGTCTGTTGACCCTTTGACAAGCCATCCATCGCCATCTTTGATAATTTTTGACGTTTCGTCTTCATCAGGAAACTCCCCAGCGATTGCCTCCAACACATCCACAGGGGTTGCTATTCCTTGAACAGTATCGAATTCATTGGTAATAATCACCAAGCGCCCTTTGGCTTTCTTTAAGGTCGGTAATAAGTTAATCACATCAATCATATCAGGCACAATAATCGGAGGATATTGTTCAGCAAATTCCGCCACATTCCCATTCTCATTAATAACCATCAACAAATCTTTGGCTCTGACAACGCCGATAATTTTATCCAATTCCCCTTGACAAACAGGGAAAATATTATGCGGTGTCGCCATAATCTGCACTTTGATTTCCTCCAAAGAATCTTCACAATCAATCCAAGATACTTCTATACGTGGGGTCATAATACTGCGCAATGAGCGCGATGCCAATGTCAAGACCCCATTAATCATATAGCGTTCTTCTTCGGCAAAACTTTCCTGCAACATATTTTCAGTATTACCCGCAGCTTGCCTAGGCGCATTTCCGCCAAGCAATCCCAAAATTTTTTCAGCAGTTCGATCTCGAAAAGGTATTTTGGATTGATTTTTAAGGAAATTCCGTCGCGCCACTTGGTTAAAGAATTCAATAAGCAAGGAAAAGCTGATTGCAGCATAAATATATCCTTTGGGAATATGGAACCCTACGCCATCAGCAACCAGACTGACACCAATCATCATTAAAAAGCTGAGGCACAACACAACCACCGTAGGATGCTCAATGACAAATTTTGTTAACGATTTCGAGGCATAAATCATCACTATCATTGAAATAATGACCGCCGCCATCATAATCGCCAGCTCGTCGACCATTCCAACAGCGGTGATAACGGAATCCAAAGAAAAAACAGCGTCCAATATAATAATCTGAACAATTACCACCCAAAATTTGGCGTTGCCTTTACCTTGATTATCTTGATGCTCATGCCCTTCTAATCGTTCATGCAGCTCCATCGTGGCTTTGAATAACAAGAACACACCACCAATAATCAAAATCAAATCTCTGACTGAAAGGCTGAAGCCTCCATAACTGACCAACGGTTTGGTCAATGTTACAATCCACGACACAATGGATAATAACCCCAGACGCGTCACCATCGCCAAAACCAGCCCAATAATTCTGGCTTTATCGCGTTGGTTAAAAGGGAGTTTATCAGCAACAATCGCTACAAAAACGAGATTATCGATCCCAAGGACAATTTCCAAAACAATTAAGGTTATTAGTCCCATCCACGCCGAAGGATCCAATAAGAGTTCCATATTTCTTTCTCAAAAAAAATAAAAAGCCAATTTAATCATTATTCGTATCTCAGTACAAAAATTATTTATATCACCCCAAGTTCCATGCCAATATGTTAAAAACGATCAAGTCCACTTTATTTATAGAACAAAGAAGATTTTTTTATGACGACTTATCGCAAACTTAACCATAACTCTGAATTGGTTGTCGCCACATATAATACTGGCAAAGCAAAGGAAATAAGCAGTTTACTGGCTCCATTTAAAATAAAAACCTATTCTGCGAGGGAATTAAATTTACCAGAACCAGAAGAAAATGGTTCCAGCTTTCAAGAAAATGCACGCATCAAAGCCTTGGCTGCGGCTCAAGAATCAAAATTACCCAGCCTTGCTGATGATTCTGGTTTTTGCATCAATGCGCTAAATGGGGACCCTGGGATTTATTCTGCACGTTGGGCAGGTCCAAAAAAAGATTATGTTATGGCGATGCGCACCATGTATGAAAAATTACAATTTTTCTCTGATCGTTCTTGTTACTTTATTTCTGTGCTGTGCTTGGCTTATCCTGATGGATATACATGCGAATTTGAAGGGAAAATTGAAGGCGAATTTATTTGGCCAGCCAGAGGTCAAAATGGACATGGCTATGACCCAATTTTTCAACCCAAAGAGTTCTCTGTCACTTTTGCAGAAATGAGCGAGGCTGAAAAAAATAAAATCAGCCATCGAGGGTTGGCTTTTCAACAATTTATAAAAAATTGTTTCTAAGCCACTTTCTTTTCCCGCTTTTTATCGCTCATCAATATCACGTTTAGGTAATAAAGCGGGAACCAGTCCCAACGTTACAAGCAAAGTACATCCCAATGAAATCAACAATAATACCCCCATACTTGACGTTCCAGGATGCGCAGAGGCTGCCAAAGCACCAAACGCCGTTCCTGTTGTCAATGCAGAGAATAAAACCGCTCTGGCTGTGGGAGAAGATAACGGTTCTTTTAACCCCTCTCTCCAATTCATCACAAAATAAATATTAAACGAAACGCCAACTCCTAAAAAGAGTGGCAATGTAATGATATTCGCAAAATTCAACGATTGCCCAATCACAACAATCACAATAATTGTCATTAATGCCGATAAAATCAACGGGATCATGACCAGAACCATATCCAACACACGTCGTAATGCAATGAATAAGATAATCGCCAACACAACTATCGCCATGATTGCAGCAATAATAAAAGAATGAACGACTGTATTGGCACTTTCGACAATATCAACAACCGTTCCCGCTGCATCAGGTGCCACAGTGCGAACTTGTTTTACAAAATCAATGATTTGATCGGTCGTTAAATCAACTCCTTTTGGGTAAACCTCCACCCTTAGCCGTCCATCTTTTGTGCGATATTGCTCAGCAAGTTCTGCTGGAATATCTTGCGTTGTGGTGATGGTTGGTGTCAAAATCATTTTCAGTCGCTCTAGCTGATAAGGCAAGAATTTAACCAAATTATCATTAATTGCAATCAGTTTATCATCAGGCATTTTCTCAATTTTTTGCAAAGCAACTTGCATACGACGCAAAGGACTATCAGCAGACACTAGGTTTTGAATTGAATCAAGACCTTGCACCATTTTCTCTACAGACTGCCGCAATTCTTGGGCTGTGGGTTTATCCTTTTGATGTTGCAAAGACAATGTGGGCAACAAAATAGAAGCCGCATCATTCAGCATTAACATTTTTTCTTGTTGTTTTTCTGGAATAAAAGAGTTCAACCAAACAACATTTTTCACCGCAGGCAGTTTTTTAAATTTCTTGGCCATTTCTTCGGCTTGCTGAGGGGTATCAACTATAATATCAGCAGTATAAGGTGAGGTATTGGGATCCCCCATCATTTTTTTCAATGCTACCATCCCTTCAGAATGAGGATCTTTGGTATGAAATGGATCAGCATCAAAAATAACTTTATGATCTGCAAGCAAGAAAATACCAATCGCCCCCAGCACCGCATAAAAGCTGATTATCATAAAACGATGCTGACGCATTTTTTTATCAACAGATTTTAACCAAGGGAAACCAGCTTCTTTTTGAACAATATTCGGACGGAAAATCACCAGTAAAGCGGGTAAAAATGTAACTGTACAAACAAATGCAATTAACATACCCCCACCAGCAATCAAACCTAATTGCTTAACACCAATAAAATTCGTTGGGGTAAATGCTAAAAATCCAGCTGCTGCTGCCACTGCTGCGGTAAAGATTTGATGTCCTGCCTCATAGCCTGTATGAGACAACGCATAGGGTAAATCTTCTTTTTTCTTGGTGCTGATTAAATCCTGTCCTCTAAAACGCACACAAAATTGTATGCCAAAATCAACAGCAATACTGACGAATAAAATCGCAAAAGAAATCGAAATCAGATTTAATGTCCCGACTGCTAATGTCGCAAAACCCGTTGTTAACACCAATCCGATAAAGAGCAATAATAAAATAGGTAAAATTAAACGCCAAGTGCGAACCGCCATAAATAGCCAACCCGCAACCAACACAAATGAAACAAATAAACCAACAATCATCCCATGCAAAACGGTCGAGAATTCCTCGTCGTTAATTTGAGCATCACCAGTCATATAGACTTTGACCGCACCACTTTTAACATAAGGCAAGTTATTCATGGTTTCGCGTAATAAATCAGAAGGCACACCTGAAGGACGAATTGAATTCAAATCCATCTTTGGTTTTGCAATAACAAGCTGATATTTCCCCCCAAGGTCTGATAAATCCCCAGACAGACTTTTTTCCCAAGAGAAAGGTTGGATTTTCCCTTCGGCATTTTGGGTTAGAACATTCGCAAAGCCATTCAGCGCATCATTAAATTTAGATAGATCAATCTGTTTTTCTTTGACCCCCAACGTCACCATTCCCAACGTATCAAACAATCCCCGCATCGAAGGATCGGCGGATAAGCTGCTTAAAAAAGGTTGTGCTTGAATGATATTATTTAAGGTTTTATCCAGTAAAGGAGTTGGCAAAAAGAGCAACCCATTCCTGACAAGAAATGGATCATTTTGCAAAGATTCAACAAAATAAAAATGTTTTTTATCGTTCTTTAATTTATTTACCAATGCCTGTGCACTCAATTCTCCCTCTTCAGGAATCTTTGATTCAAATAATGCCACCAACAAATATTCTCGTTGTGGAAAGTCTTTGCTCATCTGATCGGAACGTTTTTTCCAATCCATACTTGATGAAAACATCTTACTTGTATCTGTTGTGATCTCTAGATTTTTATAAGCGACCCAAGACGAGGCTATTGCAATTACAATATAAAATAAAATCACAAACCAAGTATGGCGAGAACAAAACGCCACCACACGCCCAATAAATGTGGACATCATTGGTAATAAACCCCTTTAATCTTCATATTGATTATCACTTAAATAGATACAATTAAGCTGGCAGAATAATTTGAAATGGAATTATCCTTGCATCCATAAATAGAAATAAACAGGAAAGAAAACAACCATTATATCCACACAAAAATAAAAATAGTACAATTACAACGATGGAGTAGAATAATTTTTTAAATGCAATAAAATAGTTTTTATTACTTACACGGATATTGTTCATCATTTTACACAGGTTTATTTATGCGATTAATCAAAGCAAGAGTGCAAAATTATCGAAGCATCATCGACAGTGGCGAATTCAAGATTGATACAAACAAAACAATTTTGGTAGGTATTAATGAATCTGGCAAAAGCGCAATTTTAGAAGCATTACATCTCTTAAACCCAGTCTTGTCGCAAATTTAATTATGTATTTTAGTATAATATAGAAATGGAGTGAGTATTTATATTTTAGGAACGATTTATGTCTATTGGTATCTATAGCAAGCTTATATTAAGGTCTAAGGATGATTTTAAAGGTCGCCACTTTAGTGGGTTGATGATTATTCAAGCGATCAACTAGTATTTACGCTATTCCTTAAGTTATCGAGATATAGAAGAATTATTTCTAGAACGTGGGATAAATGTAGATCATAGCTCGTTAAACCGTTGGGTATTACGCTATGCATCACTATTAGAAAAACGTTTGAGAAAATATAGAAAGCCCCATTGTGGAGAGGTTAGAATTGATGAAACCTATATCAAAGTCAAAGGTCAGTGGAAGTATCTATATAGAGCCATTGATAAAGAAGGCACAGCTATTGATTTCTTGTTAACAGCTAAAAGAAATATAAAAGCCGCACAACACTTTTTTAGAAAAGCATTTAAAGAAGATGGTCTATTCGCTCCAACCCATATTGGAACAGATAAAGCATTACCGTTTCCAAAAACCATACAAACCATGAGGAGCATAGCGTAATACCCAACGATTTAACGTGCTATGATCTACATTTATCCCACGTTCTAGAAATAATTCTTCTATATCTCGATAACTTAAGGAATAGCGTAAATACTAGTTGATCGCTTGAATAATCATCAACCCACTAAAATGACGACCTTTAAAATCATCCTTAGACCTTAATATAAGCTTGCTATAGATACCAATAGACATAAATCGTTCCTAAAATATAAATACTCACTCCATTTCTATATCATACTAAAATACATAATTAAATTTGCAACAAGACCTTCCCAGATGAAGAAGCGTGTATCAAACACCTTGAGAATTTAAAATGGGGTGGCAATATTATCTCTCCTTTTGATCCAGCTTCAAAAGTTTATGTATGTAAGGGTAATCGATACCGTTGTAGGAATACTAGTAAATATTTCAATGTTAAAACAAACACCTTATTTGATAATTCAAAAATACCACTTCAAAAATGGTTTTTAGCAATATGGATTATTACTTGTCATACTAAAGGAATCTCATCAGTGCAGTTAGCTAAAGACTTAGGTGTGACGCAAAAAACAGCTTGGTTTCTTCTGCATCGTATTCGCAATTGCTTTAGTTTTGATAATAACAATGTCTTAAACAATGAAATTGAAGTAGACGAAACTTATGTCGGTGGCAAGAATAAATTTCGTCATATCTGTAGAAAAGTACAACATTCTCAAGGTAGAAGTTCAAAAGATAAAACACCTGTATTTGGCATGATTGAACGTTCAGGAAAATTAAATGCTAAAAAGGTTAATGATGTATCAGCAACAACATTGACAAAGCAAATTGTTAGTTACGCTAATAAAGATGCCACTATTTATTCTGATGAATGGTTAGGGTATTCACAACTAACTAAAATCTATAACCACGCTATCGTAAAACATGC is a window encoding:
- a CDS encoding IS1595 family transposase, whose translation is MCNKTFPDEEACIKHLENLKWGGNIISPFDPASKVYVCKGNRYRCRNTSKYFNVKTNTLFDNSKIPLQKWFLAIWIITCHTKGISSVQLAKDLGVTQKTAWFLLHRIRNCFSFDNNNVLNNEIEVDETYVGGKNKFRHICRKVQHSQGRSSKDKTPVFGMIERSGKLNAKKVNDVSATTLTKQIVSYANKDATIYSDEWLGYSQLTKIYNHAIVKHANKEYVNGKVHTNTIEGFWSLFKRGIIGIYHSVSVKHLQKYVDEFVFRYNTRKHRQDHRFDYLLTHMSCRMTYQSLTT